The Achromobacter spanius genome includes the window ATCGCGTTGAGCTGGAGTTTGCTGCCGGCGATGGACAGCGGCGCGTTGTCCATCATGCCTGCCCCGAATGCCAGCGCGCCGGCGACTGGGTCGTCGTGGATGGCGTCGATGAAGCCCGCCTGGCGTGCCGAATCAGCACCCACGAATTCACCGGTGTAGAGCCAGCGCCGCGTCTGGCTCACCCCGATCAGCTGAGACAGGCGCTGCAACTGGATGGTGGGATAGACCAGGCCCAGGCGCGCCACGGGCACGCTGACCCGTGCGCTGGCGTCGCCCACCCGGAAGTCGCAGCACAACGCCAGGCTTGCGCCACCGCCAACGCACACGCCGCTCATCGCGGCGATCACGGGCACCGGCGCGGCCTGCACGGCCGCGAAGCATTCCTGGATCACGGCGCGATAGGCGTCGGCGCGCACCGGGTCCGACAGCGCCTCGCGAAACGCAAGAATGTCGTCGCCCGCGCAGAAGTGGCCTTGCGCGCCGGTCAGCACCGCCAGCCGCAGCGCGCGGTCTTCGGCAAAACCACGAAAGACGTCGCGCATGTCGCGCCAGGCCGCCAGGTCGCAGGCATTGCGCCGATGCGGCCGGTTGATGGTGACGACGGCCACGCGGCCCCCGTCACGGCGTTCCACAAGAATTTCAGATGCCAAGGCAATCTCCCGTGCCGTTTGCGCGGCGGTTCAGTTCAGTTTGATGTGCGTGGCATCCACCACGCTGTTCCATTTCTCGACCTCGGCCCGCAGTGCCGCGTCGGCCTGCTTGGTGTCGGTGTAGACCGGTTCCACGCCTTGCAGCCGCAGCTTCTCGGCCAGTGCCGGGCCCTTGTTGATCTGCTTGAGCGCGCTGTTCAACGCTTGCACCACCGGCTCCGGCGTGTCGCGCGACACCAGGATGGCGTAGACCGACGACGCGGTGAAGTCCGACAGCCCCTGTTCTATCAGCGTGGGCGTGTCGGGCAGCGATGCCAGCCGGGTGCGCGCGGCCACGCCCACCGGCACGATGCGGCCGCCGGGCAGGTTGGCCAGCGCCGTGGGGGCCGTGGCGAACATCATCTGCACCTGGCCCGCCAGCAGGTCGACCATGGCGGGCGCGGCGCCGCGATACGGCACGTGCAGCAGCTCCAGTTTTTCGCGCAGGCGGAACATCTCGGCGATGGCATGCTCAAGCGTGCCGGGGCCGGAAGAGCCGTAGGCGTAGTCGTCCGGCGCCGCGCGCACCTTGGCAACCAATTCGGGCAGGGTCTTGACGCCCATGCCCTGGTTCACGACCAGCACGACGGGCAGCTCGCCCACCACGCCCACCGAGCGGAAATCCTTCAGCAGGTCAAAGCCCACGACCTCTTTGCCCATCAGCCGGCTGTTCAGCACATACGACGTGGTGGGCGCCATCAGCAGCGTGTAGCCGTCGGCCTTGGCCCGCCGCACCTGCTGCGCGCCGATGTTGCCGCTGGCGCCGGCCTTGTTCTCGACCACGACGGTCTGGCCTAGCTGTTCGCCCAGGGCCGTGCCGAAAATGCGGCCGACCACGTCGACCGCGCCACCGGCGGCAAACGGCACGACCAGCGTGATCGGGCGATCCGGATACTGAGCCTGCGCCGGCAATGCCGCCAGGCTCAATGCGCCTGCGGCGAACCAGGTGGCGCAACGCGACTTCCAATTGAAAATGATGTTCATCGACTTCCCCTTGATGCGGTGCGCTGACGCGCCCGCGGATTCTGATGTGTCCGTTGAACTGCGGGTGTTGTACTGCGGGTTGATAACCGTGCGCTACTTGCCGACCCGGTAGCCCGAGGCCTGCAAATCCCACACGCCGTCGGTCTGGCGCGACAGCTCTTTCTTCTGAATGCGTTGCGTCGGCGTCTTGGGAAATTCGTCAACAAAGGCCACGAAGCGAGGGATCTGGTAGTACGGCAGCTTCGGCTCGCTCCAGCGGATCAGGTCCAGCGGCGCCAGCTCGCGGCCCTCGCGCAAGCGCACGAAGAGCTTGAGCTCGTCTTCGCCCAGGTCGCTGGGCACGCCCACCAGCGCGGTCTCCTCGATATCGGGATGCTCGGCAATCACGCGCTCGACCTCCCAGGCCGAGATGTTGATGCCGCGCCGCCGCAGCATGTCTTTCTTGCGGCCGGCGTAATACAGAAAGCCCTGTTCATCCTGGCGCGCCAGGTCGCCGGTGCAGAACCAGTCGCCACGGCGCGCTTCGCGCTCGGCCTCGGGATTGCGGAAGTAGCCCAGGAACTCCAGACCGGGCACGCGTGCGCGCACCGTGATTTCGCCGGTCTGGCCCACCGGCACCGGTTCACCGTCGTCGTCGGCGAGCCGCACGTCGTAGTAATCCAGCGGCTTGCCCACGGAACCGGCCGGCCCGTCGGGGTTCACGGTGACGAAGGTGATCAGCTCCGACAGCCCGTAGCCTTCGCGCATTTCCACGCCGAAGCGTTGCGAGAAGGTCTGCCAGAGATCGGGCGGGCAGCCGCCGCCCCACGCAATCTGTACGCCGTGGTCGCGATCGTCGGCGCGCGGGGGCTGCTTGAGCAACATCGGAATCACGGTGCCCAGATAGTGGATGTGCGTCACGCCGTAGCGGCGGGCGTCGTCCCAGAAGCGCGACGCGCTGAAGCGCTCCACCATCGCCAGCCGGGTGCCGCCCAGCAGCGCCGAAATGATCACCGCAACGCCGGCGCCGTGGTGCAGCGATTCCCACAACAGGAATACGCTGCCGGGCTCGGCGCCGGTCAGCCGCAAGATCGCAAGCGGCCCCGCGCGCAGGGTGCGGTCGGACTTCAGCACACCCTTGGGCGCGCCCGTGGTGCCCGAGCTTGGCGTGAGCGCCAGGATGTCGTCGGGGCCGGGTGCCACCGGCAGCGGGTCGGCCGGCGTGTCCAGATAGCGCTCGAAGGCGTGGCTGGCGTCGGCATCCGGCCCTTGCCCGCCGCGCCACAACACCTTGTCCAGTCGGTGGAGCTCGGGCGCCAGCGCGTCGGCGTGTTCCGCGTCGGCGATCAGGGCGCGCGGCGCCAGGTGTTCGAACAGATGCGTGAGCGACGCCCCTTTCAGGTGGACGTTCACAGGCACCCGCACCAGGCCCAGCGTGGCCAGCGCGAAGATGGCGACGATGTGGTCGGGGTGGCTGGGCAGCATCAGCGCCACGCGGTCGCCGGGGCGCAGGCCCTCGCGCCACAGCAGGTTGGCCAGGCGCAGCACGCGCTCGTGCAGCATGGCCAGCGTGAGCGGCGTGTCATTGAAGAGGCAATACACCTCGTCGGGCGCCTCGGCGGCGCGGCGCGCGATGAGCTGCGCCAGGGTTTCGTCGGAGGCCGACGGGATGTCGATGTGAGTGTCTGCGTTCATGATGCGTGAAGCGATCGGGGAGTCGAGTGAGGCGCCCACGTCAGTTAGCGGCTTGGCGGCGCCGATCGCGCTCGGCGAAGAAGGCTTGCATCATGCGGGCGGGCTCGCCGCTTTCGTACGATTCGTGATGCAGGCGCGCGGCGGCCTTCATTGCGTCGCGGAAGCCCGCTTCGGTCATTTCCTGGAAGCGTTGCTTGTCCAGGCGCAGCGCCACGGGCGGCTTGGCCGCGAGTTCGGTGGCGATCTCCAGCGCGCGTGCAAGCACCTGGTCCGCCGGAACCAGGTGATGGATCAAACCAAGCTGGTGGCATTCGCGCGCATCCATCATGCGGCCGGTCAGCGTGAGCTCGATGGTGCGCGACAGGCCGAGCATTTCGCGCATGATCCACGGCCCCGTCACGCTGGCGATGCCGGCGTTGATCTCGGGCTGCCCCATTTTCACGCCGTCGTGGGCCACACGGATGTCACCCAGCAGGCTCACCTGGAAAGCCGAACCGGCGGCCGTGCCGTTAAGCGCCATGACCAAGGGCTTCGGGAAGCTGCGCAGCAGGTGGTAGTAGGTTTCCCACTCGCCGATCCACGTTTCGGCGCGGGCGCCGTCGAAGTCACGCGCCTCATTCAGGTCTTGGCCCGCGCAGAAGGCGCGGTCGCCGGCGCCGGTCATCACCAGCGCGCCGACGGTCTTATCCGTGGCGGCCTCGCGCAGCACCTGCATGATCTCGGCGCGCATCGCCGTGTGCCAGGCATTGAGGCAGTCTGGCCGATTCAGTGTCAGCACCGTTACGTTGCCAACCCGTTCCAATTTGATGAAGTCCATGGTGTTCGTCCTTTGCATAAGCGTCCGCCGCCGTCGGGGACAATAAAATTACATAGCAATTTACGTAATTACTATTTAATTTTTATGGATCATACGGCGGATTTTTGCGCGGAAAAACCGAGGGGTTTCCCGAAGACGAGCGAAGGTCATGGCAATAAAATTGCCATGCAATTTTTAATGAGGGGGGGTTGTTATGCCGCGATGAGGTCGCGCGCGGCCTGCATCACCAGCGGCAGCAGGCGGGTACTTACGGCGTTGGCGTCGTGGCGCGCGGCCAGCGTGGACAGATTGATGGCGGCGATGGTCTGACCACGGCTGTCGACCACCGGCACGGAGATCGACACGCTGCCTTGACCCAGGTTCTTCTCGGTCATCGAGTAACCCTGGGCGCGGGCCTTGATGAAGAAGCTGAGGATTTCGTCGTCGTCGCGGTCGCCAAAGCGGGCACGCACGCTGGCCGGCATGGCCACGATCCGCGCGCGCAGCGCTTCGTCGGGAAGATGCGCCAGCAAGGCCTGTCCCGATGACGCCGGCAGGGCCGCGAAACGGCTGCCCACCGGCAGGTTCACCGACACCGGATGCACGCTGGGGATGTTGCCCAGGACGATGATCTCGTCGCCGTCGAGCTCCACCCACGACACCGATTCGCCGGTTTCTCGCGCCAGTTCCACCAGGTGCGGCCAGGCATGTTGCAAGGGCGCGTTTCCGCCCAGCATGGCGCCAGCCAGGCCCACCAGCCGCGCCGACAAGCGATAGCTTTTCGCGCCCGCCAGCCGTTGCAGATAGCCAAGCCGGTGCAGCGTGTAGACAAAACGCTGGGTCGCGCTGCGGCCCAGTCCGGTGCGTTCATTCAGCTCCAGAATCGACAGCGCCTGGTTGTCGCGATCGAAACTTTCCAGCACGCGCATCGCCTTTTCCACCGACGCCACGAACAGGCGTTCGTCCACGTCGTCCTCGCGGGCGATGTCGTTAACGGGTGCGGCGGTGGAGGTAAGCGGGGGGGTGGACACGGTCGGGCAGGTTGCGCTCTGGGCCAGGGAGCGCACAGTGTACCGCCCTGCAACGCGCCGGGAATCGGCTGCCGCGCGACCCGAATCCCAGGCAAAATCCCCATTCTTTCGGTGTATGCTTGCCGCGCAAATGCACCGTGACGGTGCAAGAACTTTAGTCTGGACACCATGACCAAGGCCTTGTTAGTCGAAGACGATCCGAAGCTCTCGCGCTTGATTGCGCAGTTTCTGGAACAACACGGTTTCAATGTCGCCCAGGCCTATCGCGGTGACCATGCCGTGGAGGCGTTTCGTCGCCACGATCCGGCCATTACCATCCTGGACTTGATGCTGCCGGGCCGCGACGGCTTGCAGGTTTGCCGTGACCTGCGCGCATTTTCTAGCGCGCCCATCCTGATGCTGACCGCCCGCGAAGATGACCTGGACCAGATTCTGGGGCTGGAATCCGGCGCGGACGATTACGTCATCAAGCCGGTTGAACCGCGCGTGCTGTTGGCGCGGATTCGTGCCCTGATGCGCCGCCACAACCAGACTGACGCGCAGCC containing:
- a CDS encoding Bug family tripartite tricarboxylate transporter substrate binding protein, yielding MNIIFNWKSRCATWFAAGALSLAALPAQAQYPDRPITLVVPFAAGGAVDVVGRIFGTALGEQLGQTVVVENKAGASGNIGAQQVRRAKADGYTLLMAPTTSYVLNSRLMGKEVVGFDLLKDFRSVGVVGELPVVLVVNQGMGVKTLPELVAKVRAAPDDYAYGSSGPGTLEHAIAEMFRLREKLELLHVPYRGAAPAMVDLLAGQVQMMFATAPTALANLPGGRIVPVGVAARTRLASLPDTPTLIEQGLSDFTASSVYAILVSRDTPEPVVQALNSALKQINKGPALAEKLRLQGVEPVYTDTKQADAALRAEVEKWNSVVDATHIKLN
- a CDS encoding response regulator; amino-acid sequence: MTKALLVEDDPKLSRLIAQFLEQHGFNVAQAYRGDHAVEAFRRHDPAITILDLMLPGRDGLQVCRDLRAFSSAPILMLTAREDDLDQILGLESGADDYVIKPVEPRVLLARIRALMRRHNQTDAQPDHLEFGPLSISRQTRAVRLAGVEVDLTTMEFEMLWALASQAGQVLTRDDLLNAVRGIEFNGLDRSVDVCVSKLRRKLEDDPRDPTRIKTIWGKGYLFSPKAHELGDA
- a CDS encoding enoyl-CoA hydratase/isomerase family protein — translated: MDFIKLERVGNVTVLTLNRPDCLNAWHTAMRAEIMQVLREAATDKTVGALVMTGAGDRAFCAGQDLNEARDFDGARAETWIGEWETYYHLLRSFPKPLVMALNGTAAGSAFQVSLLGDIRVAHDGVKMGQPEINAGIASVTGPWIMREMLGLSRTIELTLTGRMMDARECHQLGLIHHLVPADQVLARALEIATELAAKPPVALRLDKQRFQEMTEAGFRDAMKAAARLHHESYESGEPARMMQAFFAERDRRRQAAN
- a CDS encoding enoyl-CoA hydratase/isomerase family protein encodes the protein MASEILVERRDGGRVAVVTINRPHRRNACDLAAWRDMRDVFRGFAEDRALRLAVLTGAQGHFCAGDDILAFREALSDPVRADAYRAVIQECFAAVQAAPVPVIAAMSGVCVGGGASLALCCDFRVGDASARVSVPVARLGLVYPTIQLQRLSQLIGVSQTRRWLYTGEFVGADSARQAGFIDAIHDDPVAGALAFGAGMMDNAPLSIAGSKLQLNAISAGTLIEDAARIQALSDQANQSEDYRNAATAFAEKRQPVFVGR
- a CDS encoding IclR family transcriptional regulator encodes the protein MSTPPLTSTAAPVNDIAREDDVDERLFVASVEKAMRVLESFDRDNQALSILELNERTGLGRSATQRFVYTLHRLGYLQRLAGAKSYRLSARLVGLAGAMLGGNAPLQHAWPHLVELARETGESVSWVELDGDEIIVLGNIPSVHPVSVNLPVGSRFAALPASSGQALLAHLPDEALRARIVAMPASVRARFGDRDDDEILSFFIKARAQGYSMTEKNLGQGSVSISVPVVDSRGQTIAAINLSTLAARHDANAVSTRLLPLVMQAARDLIAA
- a CDS encoding AMP-binding protein, with translation MNADTHIDIPSASDETLAQLIARRAAEAPDEVYCLFNDTPLTLAMLHERVLRLANLLWREGLRPGDRVALMLPSHPDHIVAIFALATLGLVRVPVNVHLKGASLTHLFEHLAPRALIADAEHADALAPELHRLDKVLWRGGQGPDADASHAFERYLDTPADPLPVAPGPDDILALTPSSGTTGAPKGVLKSDRTLRAGPLAILRLTGAEPGSVFLLWESLHHGAGVAVIISALLGGTRLAMVERFSASRFWDDARRYGVTHIHYLGTVIPMLLKQPPRADDRDHGVQIAWGGGCPPDLWQTFSQRFGVEMREGYGLSELITFVTVNPDGPAGSVGKPLDYYDVRLADDDGEPVPVGQTGEITVRARVPGLEFLGYFRNPEAEREARRGDWFCTGDLARQDEQGFLYYAGRKKDMLRRRGINISAWEVERVIAEHPDIEETALVGVPSDLGEDELKLFVRLREGRELAPLDLIRWSEPKLPYYQIPRFVAFVDEFPKTPTQRIQKKELSRQTDGVWDLQASGYRVGK